In the Eptesicus fuscus isolate TK198812 chromosome 12, DD_ASM_mEF_20220401, whole genome shotgun sequence genome, one interval contains:
- the RIOK3 gene encoding serine/threonine-protein kinase RIO3 isoform X2: MDLVGVSSPEPGPAAAWGPNKCPWATPQKTTSCSLADVMSEQLAKELQLEEEAAAFPKVAVAEGPFLTGENTDTSSDLMLAQMLQMEFDREYDAQLRREEKKFNGDSKVSISFENYRKVHPYEDSDSSEDEVDWQDTRDDPYRPAKPVPTPKKGFIGKGKDITTKHDEVVCGRKNTARMEHFAPGFQVGDGIGMDLKLSNHVFNALKQHAYSEERRSARLHEKKEHSTAEKAVDPKTRLLMYKMVNSGMLETITGCISTGKESVVFHAYGGSMEDEKEYSKFIPTECAIKVFKTTLNEFKNRDKYIKDDFRFKDRFSKLNPRKIIRMWAEKEMHNLTRMQKAGIPCPAVVLLKKHILVMSFIGHDQVPAPKLKEVKLSNEEMTEAYYQTLHLMQQLYNECTLVHADLSEYNMLWHAGKVWLIDVSQSVEPTHPHGLEFLFRDCRNVSQIEALEKMNEDHVQKNGRKAASFLKDDEGPPVPHDE; this comes from the exons ATGGATCTGGTCGGAGTGTCATCGCCGGAACCCGGGCCGGCAGCGGCCTGGGGACCCAACAAG tgtccATGGGCTACTCCTCAAAAGACAACATCCTGTTCTTTGGCTGATGTCATGAGTGAGCAGTTGGCTAAAGAGTTGCAATTAGAAGAAGAAGCTGCTGCTTTTCCTAAAGTTGC TGTTGCTGAAGGACCATTTCTTACTGGAGAAAACACTGATACTTCCAGCGACCTAATGCTGGCTCAGATGCTACAGATGGAATTTGACAGAGAATATGATGCACAGCTTAGgcgtgaagaaaaaaaattcaatggcgATAGCAAAG tttccatttcctttgaaaattatCGAAAAGTGCATCCCTATGAAGACAGTGATAGCTCTGAAGATGAGGTTGACTGGCAGGATACTCGAGATGATCCCTATAGACCAG CAAAACCAGTTCCTACTCCCAAAAAGGGTTTTattggaaaaggaaaagacaTCACCACCAAACATGATGAAGTAGTATGTGGGAGAAAGAATACAGCCAGAATGGAACAT TTTGCACCTGGGTTTCAAGTAGGAGATGGAATTGGAATGGATCTAAAACTATCAAACCATGTTTTCAATGCTTTAAAACAACATGCCTACTCAGAAGAACGGCGAAGTGCCCGCCTCCACGAGAAAAAAGAACACTCTACTGCA GAAAAAGCAGTTGATCCTAAGACACGCTTACTTATGTATAAAATGGTCAACTCGGGAATGTTGGAGACCATCACTGGCTGCATCAGCACAGGGAAGGAATCTGTTGTCTTTCATGCCTATGGAGGGAG CATGGAAGATGAAAAGGAATATAGTAAATTTATACCTACAGAATGTGCCATCAAGGTATTTAAAACAACCCTTAATGAGTTTAAAAACCGTGACAAATATATTAAAGACGATTTCAGGTTTAAAGATCGCTTCAGTAAACTAAATCCACGTAAGATCATCCGAATGTGGGCAGAAAAGGAAATGCACAACCTCACCAG AATGCAGAAAGCTGGAATTCCTTGCCCAGCAGTTGTGCTGCTCAAGAAACACATTTTAGTCATGTCTTTCATTGGCCATGATCAAGTTCCAGCCCCTAAATTGAAAGAAGTAAAGCTCAGtaatgaagaaatgacagaagcCTACTATCAAACTCTTCAT CTGATGCAGCAGTTGTATAACGAATGCACGCTCGTGCATGCCGACCTCAGTGAATACAACATGCTGTGGCATGCTGGGAAG GTTTGGTTGATCGATGTCAGTCAGTCTGTAGAACCGACCCATCCTCACGGCCTGGAGTTCTTGTTCCGTGACTGTAGGAATGTCTCACAG ATAGAAGCTTTGGAGAAAATGAATGAAGATCACGTTcagaagaatggaaggaaagcTGCTTCATTTTTGAAAGACGACGAAGGTCCTCCAGTCCCACACGATGAATAG
- the RIOK3 gene encoding serine/threonine-protein kinase RIO3 isoform X1, with amino-acid sequence MDLVGVSSPEPGPAAAWGPNKCPWATPQKTTSCSLADVMSEQLAKELQLEEEAAAFPKVAVAEGPFLTGENTDTSSDLMLAQMLQMEFDREYDAQLRREEKKFNGDSKVSISFENYRKVHPYEDSDSSEDEVDWQDTRDDPYRPAKPVPTPKKGFIGKGKDITTKHDEVVCGRKNTARMEHFAPGFQVGDGIGMDLKLSNHVFNALKQHAYSEERRSARLHEKKEHSTAEKAVDPKTRLLMYKMVNSGMLETITGCISTGKESVVFHAYGGSMEDEKEYSKFIPTECAIKVFKTTLNEFKNRDKYIKDDFRFKDRFSKLNPRKIIRMWAEKEMHNLTRMQKAGIPCPAVVLLKKHILVMSFIGHDQVPAPKLKEVKLSNEEMTEAYYQTLHLMQQLYNECTLVHADLSEYNMLWHAGKVWLIDVSQSVEPTHPHGLEFLFRDCRNVSQFFQKGGVKEALNERELFNAVSGLNISADNEADFLAEIEALEKMNEDHVQKNGRKAASFLKDDEGPPVPHDE; translated from the exons ATGGATCTGGTCGGAGTGTCATCGCCGGAACCCGGGCCGGCAGCGGCCTGGGGACCCAACAAG tgtccATGGGCTACTCCTCAAAAGACAACATCCTGTTCTTTGGCTGATGTCATGAGTGAGCAGTTGGCTAAAGAGTTGCAATTAGAAGAAGAAGCTGCTGCTTTTCCTAAAGTTGC TGTTGCTGAAGGACCATTTCTTACTGGAGAAAACACTGATACTTCCAGCGACCTAATGCTGGCTCAGATGCTACAGATGGAATTTGACAGAGAATATGATGCACAGCTTAGgcgtgaagaaaaaaaattcaatggcgATAGCAAAG tttccatttcctttgaaaattatCGAAAAGTGCATCCCTATGAAGACAGTGATAGCTCTGAAGATGAGGTTGACTGGCAGGATACTCGAGATGATCCCTATAGACCAG CAAAACCAGTTCCTACTCCCAAAAAGGGTTTTattggaaaaggaaaagacaTCACCACCAAACATGATGAAGTAGTATGTGGGAGAAAGAATACAGCCAGAATGGAACAT TTTGCACCTGGGTTTCAAGTAGGAGATGGAATTGGAATGGATCTAAAACTATCAAACCATGTTTTCAATGCTTTAAAACAACATGCCTACTCAGAAGAACGGCGAAGTGCCCGCCTCCACGAGAAAAAAGAACACTCTACTGCA GAAAAAGCAGTTGATCCTAAGACACGCTTACTTATGTATAAAATGGTCAACTCGGGAATGTTGGAGACCATCACTGGCTGCATCAGCACAGGGAAGGAATCTGTTGTCTTTCATGCCTATGGAGGGAG CATGGAAGATGAAAAGGAATATAGTAAATTTATACCTACAGAATGTGCCATCAAGGTATTTAAAACAACCCTTAATGAGTTTAAAAACCGTGACAAATATATTAAAGACGATTTCAGGTTTAAAGATCGCTTCAGTAAACTAAATCCACGTAAGATCATCCGAATGTGGGCAGAAAAGGAAATGCACAACCTCACCAG AATGCAGAAAGCTGGAATTCCTTGCCCAGCAGTTGTGCTGCTCAAGAAACACATTTTAGTCATGTCTTTCATTGGCCATGATCAAGTTCCAGCCCCTAAATTGAAAGAAGTAAAGCTCAGtaatgaagaaatgacagaagcCTACTATCAAACTCTTCAT CTGATGCAGCAGTTGTATAACGAATGCACGCTCGTGCATGCCGACCTCAGTGAATACAACATGCTGTGGCATGCTGGGAAG GTTTGGTTGATCGATGTCAGTCAGTCTGTAGAACCGACCCATCCTCACGGCCTGGAGTTCTTGTTCCGTGACTGTAGGAATGTCTCACAG TTTTTCCAGAAAGGCGGAGTGAAGGAAGCCCTTAATGAACGAGAGCTCTTCAATGCTGTGTCAGGTCTAAACATCTCAGCAGACAATGAGGCTGATTTCTTGGCTGAG ATAGAAGCTTTGGAGAAAATGAATGAAGATCACGTTcagaagaatggaaggaaagcTGCTTCATTTTTGAAAGACGACGAAGGTCCTCCAGTCCCACACGATGAATAG
- the RIOK3 gene encoding serine/threonine-protein kinase RIO3 isoform X3, whose translation MDLVGVSSPEPGPAAAWGPNKCPWATPQKTTSCSLADVMSEQLAKELQLEEEAAAFPKVAVAEGPFLTGENTDTSSDLMLAQMLQMEFDREYDAQLRREEKKFNGDSKVSISFENYRKVHPYEDSDSSEDEVDWQDTRDDPYRPAKPVPTPKKGFIGKGKDITTKHDEVVCGRKNTARMEHFAPGFQVGDGIGMDLKLSNHVFNALKQHAYSEERRSARLHEKKEHSTAEKAVDPKTRLLMYKMVNSGMLETITGCISTGKESVVFHAYGGRMQKAGIPCPAVVLLKKHILVMSFIGHDQVPAPKLKEVKLSNEEMTEAYYQTLHLMQQLYNECTLVHADLSEYNMLWHAGKVWLIDVSQSVEPTHPHGLEFLFRDCRNVSQFFQKGGVKEALNERELFNAVSGLNISADNEADFLAEIEALEKMNEDHVQKNGRKAASFLKDDEGPPVPHDE comes from the exons ATGGATCTGGTCGGAGTGTCATCGCCGGAACCCGGGCCGGCAGCGGCCTGGGGACCCAACAAG tgtccATGGGCTACTCCTCAAAAGACAACATCCTGTTCTTTGGCTGATGTCATGAGTGAGCAGTTGGCTAAAGAGTTGCAATTAGAAGAAGAAGCTGCTGCTTTTCCTAAAGTTGC TGTTGCTGAAGGACCATTTCTTACTGGAGAAAACACTGATACTTCCAGCGACCTAATGCTGGCTCAGATGCTACAGATGGAATTTGACAGAGAATATGATGCACAGCTTAGgcgtgaagaaaaaaaattcaatggcgATAGCAAAG tttccatttcctttgaaaattatCGAAAAGTGCATCCCTATGAAGACAGTGATAGCTCTGAAGATGAGGTTGACTGGCAGGATACTCGAGATGATCCCTATAGACCAG CAAAACCAGTTCCTACTCCCAAAAAGGGTTTTattggaaaaggaaaagacaTCACCACCAAACATGATGAAGTAGTATGTGGGAGAAAGAATACAGCCAGAATGGAACAT TTTGCACCTGGGTTTCAAGTAGGAGATGGAATTGGAATGGATCTAAAACTATCAAACCATGTTTTCAATGCTTTAAAACAACATGCCTACTCAGAAGAACGGCGAAGTGCCCGCCTCCACGAGAAAAAAGAACACTCTACTGCA GAAAAAGCAGTTGATCCTAAGACACGCTTACTTATGTATAAAATGGTCAACTCGGGAATGTTGGAGACCATCACTGGCTGCATCAGCACAGGGAAGGAATCTGTTGTCTTTCATGCCTATGGAGGGAG AATGCAGAAAGCTGGAATTCCTTGCCCAGCAGTTGTGCTGCTCAAGAAACACATTTTAGTCATGTCTTTCATTGGCCATGATCAAGTTCCAGCCCCTAAATTGAAAGAAGTAAAGCTCAGtaatgaagaaatgacagaagcCTACTATCAAACTCTTCAT CTGATGCAGCAGTTGTATAACGAATGCACGCTCGTGCATGCCGACCTCAGTGAATACAACATGCTGTGGCATGCTGGGAAG GTTTGGTTGATCGATGTCAGTCAGTCTGTAGAACCGACCCATCCTCACGGCCTGGAGTTCTTGTTCCGTGACTGTAGGAATGTCTCACAG TTTTTCCAGAAAGGCGGAGTGAAGGAAGCCCTTAATGAACGAGAGCTCTTCAATGCTGTGTCAGGTCTAAACATCTCAGCAGACAATGAGGCTGATTTCTTGGCTGAG ATAGAAGCTTTGGAGAAAATGAATGAAGATCACGTTcagaagaatggaaggaaagcTGCTTCATTTTTGAAAGACGACGAAGGTCCTCCAGTCCCACACGATGAATAG